GAAGTCCTCGCGCAGCGACATCGGCCGCCGGCCCACGCGCTGCTCGAAGTAGTGCGTGGCGAGCTCGGTCTCGTAGCCAGGGTCCTGTACGGACTGCTGGTAGAGCGCGTGGCGATC
This bacterium DNA region includes the following protein-coding sequences:
- a CDS encoding class I SAM-dependent methyltransferase, which translates into the protein MGRKKKNEKKKKHEVPRAEREDRHALYQQSVQDPGYETELATHYFEQRVGRRPMSLREDF